The Streptomyces sp. YIM 121038 sequence ACCTTGCATGCGTGGATGTGGCGCGGAGTAAGGGGGCGGCTGTACTGGCCGGTGGCCAGCAACTGTGCGGTGTCGTGGGCGGGGTGGTGGCCGGTGGCCTGATACAGGGCCTGCGCGGCGAAGTCGTGGTCGGGGTCTGGGTCAGTGCGCAGGGCGAGCAGCACGGGGCCACGCCCGGGGACGAAGGCGAGAGTGACGTGGGCGGGACCGAAGTGCACGCCCAGAGCGGTCAGCGCACGCCGGGTGTAGAGGGTGAGGGCACGGGCCAGCAGGCCGTGACGGCGGAGCAAGTCGGCGCGGTGCAGATAGTGGTCGTCGGTGTGTGTCTCGGACCAGATCGCGGTGATGGTGTGGGCAGGGGTGCCGTCGGATCGGGGCCGGGTGAGGGTGTGGAGGCGGTAGTGGGGGGCGTTGAAGTGCTCACGCAGCACGAGGGGCTGGCCAGCGGAGGGTTGCAGGGCATCCCAGGCGGAGCGGATGTCCTCGGCGGTAGTGCACCGGTGAGGGCGCTGGGAGTGAGCGGGGTCGGGGTGCTGCACGATGTAGTCGGTGGCAGCCGTGTCGGCGGCCCAGGCCAGGGCGTCGGCGAGGCGGGGAGTGCGGATGCTGTGGGGCGCGGTGATCCCAGCGTCGCGCAGGGCGGCACTGGTCCAGCCGGTGTCGCGACGCAGGTCACAGGTGGCGGGGTCGTTGCCGGGCAGGTTCAGGCGGCTCGCGAGCCGGTCAGTGAGTACGATGCCCTCCGCTGACCCTGCCAGGACGGCGCGCACGCCCAGGCGGGACAGGCTGGCGGCGGTATGGAACAGGCTGCCGCGGTGGGTGAGGCGTGCGGCGTAGCCGGGGCCGAGGGGTGGCTCGGGGGCGTGGGCAACGGCCACGCAGCGCCATCCGTGCGGGGCCAGCGCGGCGATGTAGGGGTCGCTGGTCCGCGGCGCGACGATGGCGGCCAGGGCGTCGCGGTGGGCGAGGGGTGCTCCGGATTTCGGGGGTGGCCATGGTGGTGGATTCCTGGTCGGTTGGGGGTCAGGCCACGCACACCGTGGCGGTGTCGGCCTGGATGTGGATGCCGCAGGAGTCCTGGGCGCGGTCCAGCCGCTTGAGGCAGGCGGCAGCGATGGGGCCGGTGACGATGGCCAGTGCCGTGCGGTCGGCGGCGGTGACGTGTTCGCCGGGTGCGGCGGTCCACAGGAACTGGGTGAGCCAGGGGGCGGTGAAACCGGAGTTCACGGCCGTGACGTATCCGGTGGCCTGCGGGTAGAGGAAGCGCACGGCCGCGCTGCGGCGGCGCGTGGGGGTTACGTCGGGCTGGGCGCCGGTCGCGAGGTCGGCGGCGATGCGGGGCAGGTTGAGGCCGGTGGCCAGATGCACGAGGCGGGGGATGAGGTCGCCCCCCGGGCGCGCGTTGATCTCGATGATGCGGGGGCCGCGCGGAGTCAGGCGCATCTCCAGGTGCAGCACGCCGCGTTCGATGCCGATCGCCTGGATGGCGCTCGTCACGATGTTGCGGATGCCGGGGTCGGCCAGCAGGGGATCGGCGTCGACGAGGTGGCCCGTCGCGAGGAAGGACGGCTCGGCGCCCAGGGACTTGCGGGTGATCGCCGCGATGCGGGTGGCGGTCGGGGTGGCGACGACGCATTCAGCGCTGATCTCGGGGCCTTCGAGGTACTCCTCGATCAGGACCCCCGGCGTCCCGGTGTGCTCCAGGCCGAAGAGCGTGGCGGTGCGGGCGTGGTGGAAGGCGGTTCGGACCTGCTGCGGGGTGTCGGCGCGGCGTACTCCGACGCTGCTGCCCAGATGCCGGGGCTTGAGGACGACCGGCTTGCCGAGCACCGCGGCGTGGGCGACGGCGGAGTCCGCGTCGTCGACGAGGTAGGAGCGGGCGGAGGGAACCCGGGAGGTGCTGAGCAGGGCGCGGGTGAGGAGTTTGTCCCGGCAGGCGGCTGCCGCGGCCGGAGTGGCGCCGGGCAGGCCGAGGCGGCGGGCGAGCTGTGCGGCCAGCTCGACGTGGTCTTCCAGCAGTGTGAGTACTCCGGCCACCTTGTCGCGGGCGCACAGGGTGCGCGCGGCCTCGGCGACGGCTTCGGCGTCCGCCAGGTCCGCCGTGATCGCGTGGTGGGCGTGAGTGCAGGCCCAGGCGGGTGGTTGACGGTCCAGCAGGGCGATGGGATAGGCGGCGGCGAGCTCCTCCAGGGCCCAGGACTGGTAGGTGCGGTCCCCGGCACCCAGGACGATGAGCAGTGGCGCGCAGGTCT is a genomic window containing:
- a CDS encoding glutathione synthetase; this translates as MAVAHAPEPPLGPGYAARLTHRGSLFHTAASLSRLGVRAVLAGSAEGIVLTDRLASRLNLPGNDPATCDLRRDTGWTSAALRDAGITAPHSIRTPRLADALAWAADTAATDYIVQHPDPAHSQRPHRCTTAEDIRSAWDALQPSAGQPLVLREHFNAPHYRLHTLTRPRSDGTPAHTITAIWSETHTDDHYLHRADLLRRHGLLARALTLYTRRALTALGVHFGPAHVTLAFVPGRGPVLLALRTDPDPDHDFAAQALYQATGHHPAHDTAQLLATGQYSRPLTPRHIHACKVALRPRHDATLEPDLLDSLTRLPTVATTTELHAHTPLQAGQTAGWLLLLAHDALAIHEDHQTIRDLEHTGLYRDAA
- a CDS encoding ATP-grasp domain-containing protein; its protein translation is MPKRPQPSCPETCAPLLIVLGAGDRTYQSWALEELAAAYPIALLDRQPPAWACTHAHHAITADLADAEAVAEAARTLCARDKVAGVLTLLEDHVELAAQLARRLGLPGATPAAAAACRDKLLTRALLSTSRVPSARSYLVDDADSAVAHAAVLGKPVVLKPRHLGSSVGVRRADTPQQVRTAFHHARTATLFGLEHTGTPGVLIEEYLEGPEISAECVVATPTATRIAAITRKSLGAEPSFLATGHLVDADPLLADPGIRNIVTSAIQAIGIERGVLHLEMRLTPRGPRIIEINARPGGDLIPRLVHLATGLNLPRIAADLATGAQPDVTPTRRRSAAVRFLYPQATGYVTAVNSGFTAPWLTQFLWTAAPGEHVTAADRTALAIVTGPIAAACLKRLDRAQDSCGIHIQADTATVCVA